One Candidatus Brocadiaceae bacterium DNA window includes the following coding sequences:
- a CDS encoding anion transporter — translation MDPIVLLVFAFVYLGMIVGRVHGLALDRTGIALLGAIALLATGRVGLHAAWQSVDDSTIALLMGLMVVSAQFRLGGFYTRVAHGLAGLTASPPVVLGLLIGAAGVLSALLANDIVCLAVTPVLVEGCARRGLNPVPYLLGLACAANIGSAATLIGNPQNMLIGQMLGLHFTTYLLQGGVPAVLGLGVAWAIVCGLYRGRWHVETPVPEVHAAAFDAWQTAKGGVVLGGVVVVFLLTSWPRDVVALTAAGVLLTSRRMASRPMLAAVDWHLLVLFAGLFVVNRAVQECSLLESAAGWLSAGGIDVHRPGWLFIVTAVLSNLVSNVPATMLLLPFATHPLAGPVLALSSTLAGNLFIVGSIANIIVVEQAAALGVRITWAEHARVGVPVTLATLSGAALWLWVLCAAGA, via the coding sequence ATGGACCCCATCGTGCTCTTGGTATTCGCCTTCGTCTACCTCGGCATGATCGTGGGGCGCGTGCACGGCCTGGCGCTGGACCGCACCGGGATTGCACTGCTGGGGGCGATCGCCCTCCTGGCCACGGGGCGCGTGGGCCTGCACGCGGCGTGGCAGTCGGTCGATGATTCGACGATTGCGCTGCTGATGGGGCTGATGGTCGTGTCGGCGCAGTTTCGTCTGGGGGGCTTCTACACCCGGGTGGCGCATGGGCTGGCCGGCCTGACTGCGAGCCCGCCGGTGGTGCTGGGGCTGCTGATCGGGGCGGCGGGCGTGCTGTCGGCCCTGCTGGCGAACGATATCGTCTGCCTGGCTGTGACGCCGGTGCTGGTGGAGGGCTGCGCGCGCCGGGGGCTGAACCCCGTGCCCTACCTCCTGGGGCTGGCCTGCGCGGCGAACATCGGGTCGGCGGCGACGCTCATCGGCAACCCGCAGAACATGCTCATCGGCCAGATGCTCGGGCTGCACTTCACGACCTACTTGCTGCAGGGAGGTGTGCCGGCCGTGCTCGGCCTCGGCGTGGCCTGGGCCATCGTCTGCGGGCTCTACCGCGGCCGCTGGCATGTGGAGACGCCGGTACCGGAGGTGCACGCGGCGGCCTTCGACGCCTGGCAGACGGCCAAGGGCGGGGTTGTGCTGGGCGGTGTGGTGGTCGTGTTCCTCCTGACCTCCTGGCCTCGCGACGTGGTGGCGCTGACGGCCGCCGGCGTGCTGCTCACCAGCCGCCGCATGGCGTCACGGCCGATGCTGGCGGCCGTCGACTGGCACCTGCTGGTGCTGTTCGCGGGGCTGTTCGTCGTCAACCGCGCGGTGCAGGAGTGCTCGCTGCTTGAGTCGGCGGCGGGGTGGCTGTCCGCCGGCGGTATCGACGTGCACCGGCCCGGCTGGCTCTTCATCGTCACGGCCGTGCTGTCGAACCTGGTCTCCAATGTCCCGGCCACGATGCTCCTGCTGCCGTTCGCGACGCATCCTCTGGCCGGCCCCGTGCTGGCGCTCTCCAGCACGCTGGCGGGGAACCTGTTCATCGTGGGCAGCATCGCCAACATCATCGTTGTCGAACAGGCGGCCGCGCTGGGCGTCCGCATCACCTGGGCGGAGCACGCGCGCGTGGGCGTGCCGGTGACGCTGGCAACCCTTTCCGGAGCCGCCTTGTGGCTGTGGGTGCTGTGCGCAGCCGGTGCGTGA
- a CDS encoding zinc-dependent peptidase, with protein sequence MLGFSKDRRRARLPEEPFPEEWLRILESSVPLYGELSPDDQRELRGHIQVFLAEKEFEGCGGLEITDEIRVTIAAQACFLLLHRKTDYYPGLYTVLVYPSSYVAHTRRWSAGGIVTEGPQVRLGEAWRHGPVVPARDRVRACQRCITAATPTAAAIHAHRSAPGRSASSMSSGSANTPAATTTSAMRHAAPRAVRR encoded by the coding sequence ATGCTCGGATTCTCGAAAGACCGCCGGCGGGCCCGGCTCCCGGAGGAGCCGTTCCCCGAGGAATGGCTGCGCATCCTCGAGTCGAGCGTGCCGCTGTACGGGGAGCTGTCGCCGGACGATCAGCGTGAACTGCGCGGGCACATACAGGTCTTCCTCGCCGAGAAGGAGTTCGAGGGCTGTGGCGGACTGGAGATCACAGACGAGATCAGGGTCACCATCGCCGCGCAGGCCTGCTTTCTGCTGCTCCACCGCAAGACAGATTATTACCCCGGCCTGTACACGGTCCTCGTCTACCCGAGCAGCTACGTCGCGCACACGCGCCGCTGGTCCGCCGGCGGCATCGTGACCGAAGGGCCGCAGGTGCGGCTCGGTGAGGCGTGGCGCCACGGCCCGGTCGTGCCCGCCAGGGACCGCGTTCGCGCCTGCCAGCGATGCATCACGGCCGCCACGCCGACGGCCGCGGCGATCCATGCCCACAGATCGGCGCCCGGCAGATCCGCCAGCAGCATGAGCAGCGGCAGCGCGAACACGCCCGCCGCCACCACGACGAGCGCTATGCGCCACGCCGCCCCCCGGGCCGTGCGCCGGTAG